A section of the Naumovozyma dairenensis CBS 421 chromosome 5, complete genome genome encodes:
- the ROX3 gene encoding Rox3p (similar to Saccharomyces cerevisiae ROX3 (YBL093C); ancestral locus Anc_7.425) gives MSTFTETANASSNVEQILPSYYYYVDPEVSYQPQIPNPLDDLISIYGLDDLSRQVARSNTETGIKAVKLRKSYKNQISDLSGKFTTIPTRENGKGGEISHILFQNNPDMMNQIHRNTSKNDNEWIEHARNRDMDLFQSTKNMDWNVCNNVISQFEKSYPSEFQQQQFNVDDLAFDLDGTGKNNGNIPGSVGNNKKRKNKSNGSSMATPNSDVQQEDLKRRRLE, from the coding sequence ATGTCTACCTTCACAGAAACTGCAAACGCTTCTAGCAATGTGGAACAAATATTACCTTCATACTATTATTACGTCGATCCAGAAGTATCATACCAACCACAAATACCCAATCCATTAGATGATCTCATATCCATATATGGTTTAGATGATCTTTCAAGACAAGTAGCTAGATCCAACACAGAAACTGGTATCAAAGCAGTAAAACTACGGAAATCATACAAGAATCAAATTTCTGATCTTTCAGGGAAATTCACCACTATACCGACAAGAGAAAATGGTAAAGGTGGAGAAATTTCACATAttcttttccaaaataatcCCGATATGatgaatcaaattcataGAAACACTTccaaaaatgataatgaatggATTGAACATGCACGAAATAGAGATATGGATTTATTCCAATCTACTAAGAATATGGATTGGAATGTTTGTAATAATGTCATTTctcaatttgaaaaatcttaCCCATCTGaatttcaacaacaacaatttaATGTGGATGATTTAGCATTTGATTTGGATGGAACTGGGAAgaataatggtaatattcCTGGTAGCGTAGGtaataacaagaaaaggaaaaataaatcaaatggATCATCGATGGCTACACCAAATAGTGATGTCCAACAAGAggatttgaaaagaagaagattggAATGA
- the AVT5 gene encoding amino acid transporter (similar to Saccharomyces cerevisiae AVT5 (YBL089W) and AVT6 (YER119C); ancestral locus Anc_7.420), producing the protein MASTIRYGVLTLLHTACGAGILAMPYAFKPFGLIPGFIMIAICGLCSLWGLILQARVTKYSKTDDNDDTANDRSVSFFSLTQIINPNLSVIFDLAIAIKCFGVGVSYMIVVGDLMPQILSHLIPESHSTSSLLLSRNFHITIMMLCIVSPLCFMKNLSSLRYASMVAISSVVYLCVLVVFHFLSPSQEIKDLKGELSYWLPNNEPSPLVTLPIFVFAYTCHHNMFSVINEQIDNSFHNIKKLAIIAMSLAFSLYIIIGGSGYYTFGDNIVGNIITLYPQSVSSTIGRMAIVFLVTLAFPLQCHPARASIHHIILYITMKINDAKEIKPSNPQQEPLALSANNQERAMLIRSERSDTLIEEESPLQPVTVPLEGKQFILITTSILICSYLLAISVSSLAHVLAIVGATGSTSISFILPGVFGYKLIGSEMLTTEQLPIKTRLFKYSGLLLSIWGVFIMITSLAASILLGASH; encoded by the coding sequence ATGGCCTCTACTATACGATATGGTGTTCTTACTTTATTACATACAGCATGCGGAGCAGGAATATTGGCAATGCCATACGCTTTCAAACCATTCGGCCTAATCCCTGGGTTTATAATGATAGCGATATGTGGTCTTTGCTCCCTATGGGGGCTCATATTACAAGCAAGGGTTACTAAATATTCGAAAactgatgataatgatgatactgCTAATGATAGATCAGTCTCGTTTTTCAGTCTAACACAGATAATTAATCCAAATCTGAGCGTCATTTTCGATTTGGCAATTGCAATCAAATGTTTCGGTGTGGGTGTATCATATATGATTGTAGTGGGTGATTTAATGCCTCAAATTTTGTCACATTTAATACCAGAATCACATTCAACTTCTTCACTTTTATTAAGTAGAAATTTCCACATTACAATCATGATGCTTTGTATTGTGTCTCCATTATGTTTTATGAAAAATCTAAGCTCGTTAAGATATGCATCAATGGTAGCAATTTCGTCCGTGGTGTACCTTTGTGTATTAGTGgttttccatttcttaTCCCCATctcaagaaattaaagatttaaaagGTGAACTATCGTATTGGTTACCTAATAACGAACCTTCACCCTTAGTGACACTCCCAATTTTTGTCTTTGCTTACACATGCCATCATAATATGTTTTCAGTAATaaatgaacaaattgataattcattccataatatcaagaaattagCAATAATTGCCATGTCTTTGgcattttcattatatatcATCATAGGTGGATCTGGTTACTATACTTTCGGAGATAATATTGTTGGTAACATCATCACCTTATATCCTCAATCAGTATCGTCTACAATTGGTAGAATGGCAATCGTATTTTTAGTTACATTAGCATTCCCATTACAATGTCACCCAGCAAGGGCTTCAATCCATCATATCATCTTGTACATAACAAtgaaaattaatgatgcaaaagaaatcaaacCATCCAATCCGCAACAAGAACCTTTAGCACTAAGTGCTAATAATCAGGAAAGAGCAATGTTAATTAGAAGTGAAAGAAGTGATACATtaatagaagaagaatcacCGTTGCAACCTGTAACAGTGCCTCTGGAAGGAAAACAATTTATCCTTATTACCACGTCAATATTGATCTGCTCATATCTTTTGGCCATTTCAGTCTCTTCTTTGGCTCATGTATTGGCAATTGTTGGTGCCACTGGTTCTacatcaatttcttttatcttACCAGGTGTCTTTGGTTACAAATTGATTGGATCTGAGATGTTGACGACAGAACAATTGCCTATAAAAACAAGGctatttaaatattcagGCTTGTTATTATCTATATGGGGtgtttttattatgataACATCTCTTGCTGCATCTATATTGTTGGGTGCATCACATTGA
- the RPL32 gene encoding 60S ribosomal protein eL32 (similar to Saccharomyces cerevisiae RPL32 (YBL092W); ancestral locus Anc_7.424) yields MASALPHPKIVKKHSKKFKRHHSDRYHRVSENWRKQKGIDSVVRRRFRGNIAEPTIGYGSNKKTKFLAPSGHKTFLVANIKDLETLMMHTKTYAAEIAHNVSAKNRVGILARAKALGVKVTNPKGRLALEA; encoded by the coding sequence ATGGCTTCCGCTTTACCACACCCAAAGATTGTCAAGAAACATTCTAAGAAGTTCAAGCGTCATCATTCTGACCGTTACCACAGAGTTTCTGAAAACTGGAGAAAACAAAAGGGTATTGACTCTGTTGttagaagaagattcaGAGGTAACATCGCTGAACCAACCATCGGTTATGGTTCTAACAAGAAGACTAAATTCTTGGCTCCATCTGGTCACAAGACTTTCTTAGTCGCTAACattaaagatttagaaaCTTTAATGATGCACACTAAGACTTACGCTGCTGAAATCGCTCATAACGTTTCTGCTAAGAACAGAGTCGGTATCTTGGCTAGAGCTAAGGCTTTAGGTGTCAAGGTCACCAATCCAAAGGGTCGTTTAGCTTTAGAAGCTTAA
- the MRX3 gene encoding Mrx3p (similar to Saccharomyces cerevisiae YBL095W; ancestral locus Anc_7.427), with the protein MGILLKSINRLVILPTAGFSLGVLTFMKAWPELNTDANEAGRLSLKDPGINDNAIMLPDSLRIENEKILNAMRELPLYKRLVNDPMIKHTRQSEGIPEGHKPNHVGQGILFGSGKLEIDPIIFHDEKNGEIVIFYHFGKGLSNEHGAVHKGILALILDEGLCLCGFPLLPSQRGVTAKLNLKFHADIPVDSSAILRAKVTEIKGRKCVIDGTLESVPQSYENPLWKLLNKVNERKPTTYVSANCILVEPKWFKYIKNLNIM; encoded by the coding sequence ATGGGTATTCTACTGAAGTCAATAAATAGGTTGGTGATCTTACCAACAGCAGGATTTTCCTTAGGCGTCCTTACGTTCATGAAAGCATGGCCGGAGCTTAATACAGATGCTAATGAAGCCGGGAGGTTGTCGTTGAAGGATCCTGgaataaatgataatgctATAATGCTTCCAGATTCTTTAAGGATAGagaatgaaaaaatctTGAATGCTATGAGGGAATTACCACTATATAAAAGATTAGTTAATGATCCGATGATTAAGCATACTAGACAAAGTGAGGGAATTCCCGAAGGTCATAAACCTAACCATGTGGGTCAAGGAATCTTGTTTGGTTCAGGGAAGTTAGAGATTGATCCTATTATATTCcatgatgaaaaaaatggtgAGATAGTTAtcttttatcattttgGTAAAGGATTAAGTAATGAACATGGTGCCGTTCATAAGGGAATATTGGCGTTGATATTAGATGAAGGGTTATGCCTTTGTGGATTCCCATTGTTACCTAGTCAAAGAGGTGTTACTGccaaattgaatttaaaattcCATGCTGATATTCCCGTGGACTCTTCAGCCATTTTAAGGGCAAAAGTCACGGAAATAAAGGGAAGGAAATGTGTCATTGATGGTACTCTAGAATCTGTTCCTCAATCATACGAGAATCCATTATGGAAGTTGTTAAATAAAGTGAATGAGAGGAAGCCAACGACGTATGTATCTGCCAATTGTATTCTCGTTGAGCCCAAATGGTTTAAATAcataaagaatttaaacATTATGTAA
- the BRN1 gene encoding condensin subunit BRN1 (similar to Saccharomyces cerevisiae BRN1 (YBL097W); ancestral locus Anc_7.428): MATIRSLERSQSGMDPQNADLEDDETGLFTNRSTVMANFEEWIKMATDNKINSRNSWNFALIDYFYDLNVLRDAENNINFQKASATLDGCVKIYSSRVDSVTSETGKLLSGLAQKKANNKDRNKNAGNNSDPNGNTNNSSGSNDNSNQADDDASNSDNDSIQIDPLTGLPIGRDDNLDENGHNTRRRVYNRVLETTLVDFDSLKMKELDQELNIDPLFKKALVDFDEGGAKSLLLNTLNIDNSIRVIFDASMKDINNADNEVDGESADREEAEEELKDMENIEEDNISENNNSAYSANNTSIHSGFAPIEDEILSLGMDFINFKQLSVCEISSSIHQLRNVVQDINKAKTFIDSVNSNKFDNFLTEEELQETIPDNVTNNDDNNDFDTGIEKELEYSIQKEEENRDEAVGPVALDLGADDNEDDIVGGGQPHSRINDGRQTIYDDNGDGDGDEGNDSNIMMSSIFEQDLMSYFDENLKKNWRGREHWKVRNFKKNNKLPKLLGSIEEEREGGTPQLGEDGNPIEPSKSSSLNTSSTSTKNLQQSAQQQHFEIDFFAQDDTLEEKVFDNAKGNGKNKRKVNIDMPIKNRINDAHFLLPDDYHFSTDKITRLFIKPTERMCLSNLRKRKSKHTANGNFTTRSHTELRTNNNDGNNVAINIENHGPEIANEEFWAENYKRKEAEANQGIDDDADDADGEEGVVDVVGASMDNPFNNFGNGDGDGDDDMGNGIDFNQAFDDDDDMDKRSHDSELSTRDKERNAHFKDEDMKEDYLSKNNKINFSRVAKRVDVRRLKKNIWSSILVKIDEQKQAKKEDSSQDAAIESYMFKFSDIIERVRIKYSKEVLKDISTSFCFICLLHLANEHGLDIEDYENLEDLTVTFTPAVISSSSSL, translated from the coding sequence ATGGCAACAATACGAAGCCTTGAAAGATCACAATCCGGTATGGATCCACAGAATGCAGATCTCgaggatgatgaaacaGGATTATTCACAAATAGATCCACTGTGATGgcaaattttgaagaatgGATCAAGATGGCTACAGATAATAAGATTAATTCTAGAAATAGTTGGAATTTCGCTTtgattgattatttttatgattTGAATGTCCTTAGAGATgctgaaaataatatcaatttcCAAAAGGCTTCAGCTACTTTAGATGGGTGTGTTAAGATTTATTCATCGAGAGTGGATTCTGTCACAAGTGAGACGGGGAAGTTGTTAAGTGGTCTGGCACAGAAGAAggcaaataataaagatagGAATAAGAATGCTGGAAATAATTCTGATCCCAATGGAAATACGAATAACAGTAGTGGCAGTAATGACAATAGTAACCaagctgatgatgatgccAGTAATAGCGATAATGATAGTATTCAAATCGACCCTTTGACAGGGTTACCTATTGGGAGGGATGATAATTTAGATGAAAATGGCCATAATACCCGCCGAAGAGTTTATAATAGAGTACTCGAGACAACATTAGTGGATTTTGATAgtttaaaaatgaaagaattagatcAAGAATTAAATATCGATCCTTTATTCAAGAAAGCTTTAGTTGATTTCGATGAAGGTGGGGCCAAGAGTCTATTATTGAATACCTTAAACATTGATAATTCAATTCGAGTCATATTTGATGCTTCCATgaaagatattaataatgcTGATAATGAGGTAGATGGCGAAAGCGCAGATAGagaagaagcagaagaagaattaaaggATATGGAAAATATCGAAGAAGATAACATCagtgaaaataataatagcgCTTATTCCGCGAACAATACTAGTATACACTCCGGGTTTGCACCAATTGAAGACGAAATTTTGTCATTAGGGATggattttattaattttaaacAATTATCAGTATGTGAAATATCATCGTCTATCCATCAATTACGAAATGTGGTCcaagatattaataaagcCAAAACGTTCATTGATAGTGTTAATAGTAACAAGTTTGATAACTTTTTGACAGAGGAAGAACTCCAAGAAACTATACCAGATAATGTAAcgaataatgatgataataatgatttcgATACAGGTATAGAAAAAGAATTGGAATATTCCATTCAAAAAGAGGAAGAGAATAGAGACGAAGCAGTTGGTCCTGTAGCACTTGATTTAGGAGcagatgataatgaagatgatatagTTGGAGGAGGACAACCACATAGTAGGATAAACGATGGGAGGCAAACAATCTACGATGATAATGGCGATGGCGATGGCGATGAAGGTAATGATTCTAATATTATGATGAGTAGTATATTTGAACAAGATTTAATGTCATActttgatgaaaatttgaagaaaaattggaGAGGTAGAGAACATTGGAAAGTTCGTAAtttcaagaagaataataaactaCCGAAATTACTTGGATCCATCGAAGAGGAAAGAGAAGGGGGGACCCCTCAATTAGGTGAAGATGGTAATCCCATCGAGCCttctaaatcatcttctttaaataCTTCTTCAACATCAACTAAGAATCTTCAGCAATCGgcacaacaacaacatttTGAGATTGATTTTTTCGCACAAGATGATACCTTAGAGGAGAAAGTTTTCGATAATGCCAAGGGGAACGGTAAAAATAAGAGGAAAGTGAATATTGATATGCCAATTAAGAATCGTATTAATGATGcacattttttattacctgatgattatcatttttcaactGATAAGATAACGagattatttattaaaccTACTGAACGAATGTGTTTATCTAATCTTCGCAAGAGGAAAAGTAAACATACTGCTAATGGAAATTTTACAACCAGATCACATACGGAATTGAGgacaaataataatgatggcAACAACGTTGcaattaatattgaaaaccATGGTCCTGAGATTGCCAATGAAGAATTTTGGGCAGAAAATTataaaaggaaagaagCTGAAGCGAATCAGGGaatagatgatgatgctgatgatgctgatggGGAAGAAGgtgttgttgatgttgtCGGTGCTTCTATGGATAATCCGTTTAATAATTTCGGAAATGGTGATGGTGATGGTGATGACGATATGGGTAATGGTATTGATTTTAACCAAgcatttgatgatgatgacgatatGGATAAAAGAAGTCATGATTCCGAATTATCAACTCGtgataaagaaagaaatgcTCATTTTAAGGATGAAGATATGAAGGAGGATTATTTGTCgaagaataataagataaatttttcaagagTTGCTAAACGGGTTGATGTTAGAagattgaagaagaatatctGGAGCTCAATATTAGTAAAAATAGATGAGCAGAAACAGgcaaaaaaagaagattcGTCTCAGGACGCGGCGATCGAATCTTACATGTTTAAGTTTAGTGATATCATTGAAAGGGTAAGAATCAAATACTCCAAGGAAGTGCTGAAGGATATTTCCACAAGTTTCTGTTTCATTTGTTTACTTCATTTGGCGAATGAACATGGATTAGATATTGAGGACTATGAAAATCTTGAAGATTTGACTGTGACATTTACTCCCGCGgttatatcatcatcatcctcattATAA